Proteins from one Candidatus Epulonipiscium sp. genomic window:
- the mltG gene encoding endolytic transglycosylase MltG produces MRNLKQWAINYYLWIMLGLSIIGASFGWVTVYQVYQIAVFKNEPAAVQTFKVIVMPDEKNAKDNEIRKEIKIKVNPGDKVGNIAKKLEDAQVVPEDELFIYMENNNISLEGIVFEGEYSLPAPSSPKETIAILTGPYKEWIKTDYRKYKDIDKSPIEIITIASMIEKEAAEDSERPMIAGVIYNRLSNNMKLQIDATVIYALGEHKSRLSYEDLKVQSPYNTYIVEGLPPTPICVPKNESIQAALNPISHSYYYYVVSAYGSRQHHFAETYDEHLINVAKYKSTMTK; encoded by the coding sequence ATGAGAAATTTAAAACAATGGGCAATAAATTACTATTTGTGGATAATGCTTGGCCTTTCTATTATAGGGGCAAGTTTTGGCTGGGTAACGGTTTATCAAGTTTATCAAATAGCAGTATTTAAAAATGAACCTGCCGCAGTTCAAACTTTTAAAGTTATTGTAATGCCCGATGAGAAAAATGCAAAAGATAACGAAATAAGAAAAGAAATAAAAATTAAAGTGAATCCAGGGGATAAAGTAGGGAATATCGCAAAAAAACTAGAGGATGCTCAAGTTGTACCTGAAGATGAATTATTTATTTATATGGAAAATAACAACATTAGTTTGGAAGGGATTGTGTTCGAAGGGGAATACAGTCTCCCAGCCCCAAGCTCCCCAAAAGAAACAATTGCTATTTTGACGGGGCCCTATAAAGAATGGATAAAAACCGATTATAGGAAATATAAAGACATAGATAAAAGCCCCATAGAAATTATAACCATTGCATCTATGATAGAAAAAGAAGCAGCAGAAGATAGTGAAAGACCTATGATTGCAGGGGTAATCTATAATAGATTGAGCAATAATATGAAGCTGCAAATCGATGCCACGGTGATTTATGCCTTAGGGGAACATAAATCCAGATTATCTTATGAAGATCTGAAGGTGCAATCTCCATATAATACATATATTGTAGAAGGACTCCCACCAACACCTATTTGTGTTCCGAAGAATGAATCTATACAAGCAGCACTTAATCCTATATCCCATTCATATTATTATTATGTTGTGAGTGCCTATGGGAGTCGGCAGCATCATTTTGCAGAAACCTATGACGAACATCTAATAAATGTGGCAAAATACAAATCAACTATGACAAAATAG
- a CDS encoding glycosyltransferase family 4 protein, with product MNIGIFTDTYFPQVNGVVTSIRTLERELNKRGHKVYIFTVSHPNSKRVLPRVFRLPSTPFVLLPSHRVGILYSSRAVGIVKQIHLDVIHTQTEFSLGLFGKMISKKLDIPMVHTYHTMYEDYVHYVSRGKLTQFTPKMARSLSRIFCNRCDKVVAPTNKVRDLLFEYGVKKPIEVIPTGINLEPFRKENFDKIEIQGLKNEYGLKESDPVILFIGRIAKEKSIDVVIHEMPTLLKKLPNAKFMVVGDGPMKKELEKLCKTLNIEKSVIFAGEQPWDTIGKFYQLGDVFISASVTETQGLTFAEAMAAKIPVVAKQDKSLEGIIEDKVNGRLFTQNDELSSILFELLTDKPLRENLAQNAIKTVEPFSSDYFGERLEQVYQSLLKK from the coding sequence ATGAATATTGGGATTTTTACTGATACTTATTTTCCACAGGTAAATGGGGTTGTCACATCCATCAGGACTCTTGAAAGGGAACTAAACAAACGGGGACATAAAGTATATATCTTTACTGTTTCCCATCCTAATTCAAAAAGAGTCCTTCCTAGGGTTTTTAGACTTCCTAGCACCCCTTTTGTTTTACTCCCTTCCCATAGGGTAGGGATTTTGTATTCTTCCAGGGCAGTAGGGATTGTAAAACAAATCCACTTAGATGTTATCCATACCCAAACGGAGTTTTCCCTTGGGCTATTTGGAAAAATGATTTCCAAAAAATTGGACATCCCCATGGTACATACCTATCATACCATGTATGAGGACTATGTTCATTATGTCTCTAGGGGTAAATTAACCCAGTTCACCCCTAAAATGGCTCGCTCTTTAAGTAGAATCTTCTGCAATAGATGTGATAAGGTTGTTGCCCCAACGAATAAGGTAAGGGACTTGCTTTTTGAGTATGGTGTTAAAAAACCTATAGAGGTCATTCCTACAGGCATTAATTTAGAGCCCTTTAGAAAGGAAAACTTTGATAAAATTGAAATACAAGGACTTAAAAATGAATATGGATTAAAAGAATCGGATCCTGTTATTTTATTTATAGGGCGGATTGCCAAAGAAAAGAGTATTGATGTAGTGATTCATGAAATGCCTACTCTTCTTAAAAAACTTCCTAATGCAAAATTTATGGTTGTAGGGGATGGCCCTATGAAAAAAGAATTAGAAAAGCTGTGTAAAACTCTAAATATTGAAAAATCCGTAATTTTTGCTGGGGAACAACCCTGGGATACCATCGGTAAATTCTATCAGCTAGGAGACGTATTCATAAGCGCCTCAGTTACCGAAACCCAAGGACTTACCTTTGCTGAGGCAATGGCTGCTAAAATTCCCGTAGTAGCAAAACAAGATAAAAGTCTTGAAGGAATTATAGAGGATAAAGTAAATGGAAGGCTATTTACCCAAAATGATGAGCTCTCATCAATATTATTTGAATTGTTAACGGATAAGCCCCTTCGTGAAAACCTAGCACAAAATGCAATCAAAACTGTCGAACCCTTTTCCTCTGATTATTTTGGGGAAAGATTAGAACAGGTTTATCAATCGCTTTTAAAAAAATAA